The following coding sequences are from one Arthrobacter sp. 24S4-2 window:
- a CDS encoding amidohydrolase yields MTTPEPTDLIILSSRILYGEELKETAGFVAVSDGRIVLVGRAEAAEEWTALAKHVVDVGDATVCPGLIDAHIHPIAGADIARGLDLNGITELDAVRAALVKHAASTGHTVGSEWLFAWGLDPIIFGEASFNNSLFDGILDDELVFITLFDGHAALVSDAALNLAGITGAEELPSTGYVGVDQLGKPNGMLYEMAAQDLVRSILPQRSFEQRVDELEKLLRSMAESGLVAGHMLDFGVPETIEVLEALELRGDLGIRLRISPWLMPGATDEDLRAMLAMQGRHGRRWHVHGIKLMMDGTIDNGTAWLFEPDTHGESLHPLWHDPEALAAAMRFFHEHRIPTTTHAIGDKAVSFVARTIGDLPKNGTVHRIEHIESIPDSVLEEIIHAGATTSLQPTHCTLYSRADHTDNWSRRLGTERANHAWRTRDLRDAGAVVALGSDWPIAPFDPRAIIASAQTRRPAGRPDVPPVQLQQALSARSALEGYTSQYWRSVGEEGGIVEEGARADLTVVGHNPLTTEPDEFAQTPVILTVVDGKVVVDNRLALATRIVHLR; encoded by the coding sequence TTGACCACGCCCGAGCCCACAGATCTCATCATCCTCTCGTCCCGTATTCTCTACGGCGAGGAGCTCAAGGAAACGGCCGGCTTCGTCGCGGTCTCCGATGGCCGCATCGTCCTCGTCGGCCGAGCCGAGGCAGCCGAAGAATGGACTGCGCTGGCCAAGCACGTGGTCGACGTCGGCGATGCAACAGTATGCCCGGGCCTGATTGACGCCCACATCCACCCCATCGCCGGGGCGGACATCGCACGTGGCCTTGACCTGAACGGAATCACCGAGCTCGACGCCGTTCGCGCCGCCCTTGTAAAACACGCAGCCTCCACGGGCCACACCGTTGGTTCCGAGTGGCTCTTCGCCTGGGGGCTCGACCCGATCATCTTCGGGGAGGCAAGCTTCAACAACTCCCTCTTCGACGGAATCCTCGATGACGAACTCGTGTTCATCACCCTCTTCGACGGCCACGCCGCGCTCGTTTCCGACGCCGCCCTCAACCTCGCCGGCATCACCGGAGCGGAAGAGCTGCCGAGTACCGGCTATGTCGGCGTCGACCAGCTCGGCAAGCCCAACGGCATGCTCTACGAAATGGCTGCCCAGGACCTCGTCCGCAGCATCCTGCCCCAGCGCTCCTTCGAGCAACGCGTCGACGAACTCGAGAAACTCCTGCGTTCCATGGCCGAGTCCGGGCTGGTAGCGGGCCACATGCTTGACTTCGGCGTCCCGGAAACCATTGAGGTGCTGGAGGCCCTCGAGCTCCGAGGGGATCTCGGCATCCGGCTGCGGATCTCCCCGTGGCTCATGCCCGGCGCCACCGATGAGGATCTGCGGGCCATGCTCGCGATGCAGGGCCGGCACGGCAGGCGCTGGCACGTTCACGGGATCAAGCTCATGATGGACGGCACCATCGACAACGGAACGGCCTGGCTTTTTGAGCCAGACACCCACGGAGAATCCCTCCATCCGCTCTGGCACGATCCTGAGGCCCTAGCAGCAGCCATGAGGTTCTTCCACGAACACCGGATACCCACAACCACGCACGCCATTGGCGACAAAGCCGTCTCCTTCGTCGCGCGGACCATCGGAGACCTTCCCAAGAACGGCACGGTCCACCGGATCGAGCACATCGAGTCCATCCCGGATTCAGTCCTGGAAGAGATCATCCACGCCGGCGCCACCACGAGCCTGCAACCGACCCACTGCACCCTCTACAGCCGCGCCGACCACACAGACAACTGGTCTCGCAGGCTCGGCACCGAACGGGCCAACCACGCCTGGCGGACCCGCGACCTGCGGGACGCCGGAGCCGTCGTTGCCCTCGGTTCGGACTGGCCCATCGCTCCCTTCGACCCGCGGGCCATCATCGCCTCAGCCCAGACACGACGTCCAGCGGGAAGGCCGGACGTCCCACCCGTCCAGCTCCAACAGGCACTGTCCGCGCGTTCCGCGCTCGAAGGCTACACCAGCCAATACTGGCGGTCAGTTGGTGAAGAAGGCGGAATCGTTGAGGAGGGGGCCCGCGCCGACCTGACGGTGGTAGGGCACAATCCACTGACAACAGAGCCGGACGAGTTCGCCCAGACTCCGGTGATCCTGACCGTGGTTGACGGGAAAGTTGTTGTTGATAACCGTCTGGCCCTTGCAACACGAATCGTTCACCTCCGCTAG
- a CDS encoding TetR/AcrR family transcriptional regulator encodes MQNPSKTSQLGRPRTPRLSRKAIGRAALEMFEEEESLSIPRLAERLGVRQSSFYKHVTGRQEIIELARGALVERAPKPELTSGSLDDVIRQTFDALRTAYSLAPALLPLLLTQPVSHPAALEAYDRFAEAFELAGTPRHLVLPVLETLDSAAIGASLDAITMESAWSIKEEDQGTFPHLTAAQRAVAEHPVDRFSFLADVLSAGLRAAIRDA; translated from the coding sequence ATGCAGAATCCCAGCAAAACCAGCCAGCTAGGACGGCCACGGACACCCAGGCTCTCACGGAAGGCAATCGGCCGCGCGGCACTTGAGATGTTCGAAGAGGAAGAGAGCCTTTCAATCCCGCGGCTCGCGGAACGTCTCGGTGTCCGGCAGTCATCCTTCTACAAGCACGTTACGGGCCGGCAGGAGATCATCGAACTGGCCCGTGGCGCCCTGGTGGAGCGGGCTCCGAAGCCAGAACTGACGTCCGGCAGCCTTGACGATGTCATCCGCCAGACCTTTGACGCACTCCGAACGGCCTACAGCCTGGCGCCGGCGCTCCTCCCCCTCCTGCTCACGCAACCGGTGTCACACCCGGCAGCATTGGAGGCCTACGACCGTTTTGCCGAAGCGTTTGAGCTCGCGGGGACGCCAAGGCATCTTGTCCTTCCCGTTTTGGAAACCCTTGACAGCGCCGCGATCGGCGCGAGCCTCGACGCGATAACCATGGAATCCGCTTGGAGCATCAAGGAAGAGGATCAAGGCACCTTTCCCCATCTGACCGCGGCACAGAGAGCCGTGGCAGAGCACCCCGTGGACCGCTTCAGCTTCCTTGCCGATGTCCTTTCGGCAGGATTGCGGGCCGCCATCAGAGACGCCTGA
- a CDS encoding APC family permease — MAFTNKEAAVMPPATVGIDGGLKKNAVGTRDIVFLLVSAAAPLTVVVGIAPLALAVGGVGAPVIYIVAALSLALFAIGFMALTRHVNSYSGFYGYISKTLGRVVGLGSGLTAWMSYNGLQIGLYGLLGIQANLAVKSITGVEVPWWLYGIVAIGAVWYLGWRGIDVGAKVVAVLLTLETAIVAILAAFVLAQGGAHGIGFESFSPEAIFSPQFAAVLALGFSAFMGFESGALYREEARDPDRSVPRATYISIAFIGAFYAFAVWIIVQAFGPNVVQEFAAGHLDAGDTAYIAAGNFVGEWCVNLMSILIVTSIFAAQLAFHNTINRYTLSLSREGVFPAWAGMINPRYRTPSSAGIVQSVLAVASVVVFAALELDPFTQFLIWMNTPGVLGVLFLQALTSIGVVVFFIRQKDKTLKWYVIPSAIIATLVMFAVSFLLLSNLELMTGAAAGGALNTILIMVLPAIFIVGVVIALILRRVRPDIYQRIGQGKGE; from the coding sequence ATGGCTTTCACTAATAAAGAGGCAGCAGTCATGCCGCCCGCGACCGTCGGCATTGACGGCGGATTAAAAAAGAACGCAGTCGGAACCCGCGACATCGTGTTCTTGTTGGTGTCAGCGGCCGCGCCGCTGACCGTCGTGGTGGGGATTGCCCCGCTCGCCCTCGCTGTGGGCGGCGTCGGCGCCCCCGTCATTTATATCGTCGCGGCACTGAGCCTGGCGCTCTTCGCGATCGGTTTCATGGCCCTCACCCGACACGTCAACTCCTACAGCGGCTTTTACGGCTACATCTCCAAGACCCTCGGCCGCGTCGTCGGCCTTGGCTCCGGCCTCACCGCATGGATGAGTTACAACGGCCTTCAGATTGGCCTCTACGGACTGCTGGGAATCCAGGCCAATCTCGCCGTCAAGTCCATCACCGGCGTCGAAGTCCCGTGGTGGCTCTACGGGATCGTGGCCATCGGGGCCGTTTGGTACCTGGGCTGGCGCGGGATCGATGTCGGCGCCAAGGTGGTCGCCGTCCTGCTCACTCTCGAAACCGCGATCGTTGCCATCCTCGCCGCGTTCGTCCTGGCCCAGGGAGGCGCACACGGGATCGGCTTCGAATCGTTCAGCCCCGAGGCCATCTTCTCCCCGCAGTTCGCCGCGGTCCTCGCCCTCGGTTTCTCGGCATTCATGGGTTTCGAATCCGGAGCCCTGTATCGCGAGGAGGCGCGGGACCCCGACCGGAGTGTCCCGCGTGCCACCTACATCTCCATCGCCTTCATCGGCGCATTCTACGCCTTCGCCGTCTGGATCATCGTCCAGGCCTTCGGCCCGAACGTTGTCCAAGAGTTCGCCGCAGGCCACCTGGACGCCGGGGACACCGCCTACATCGCGGCGGGCAACTTCGTCGGCGAGTGGTGCGTGAACCTCATGAGCATACTGATCGTAACGAGCATCTTCGCCGCTCAATTGGCATTCCACAACACCATCAACCGCTACACGCTGTCTTTGAGCAGGGAAGGGGTCTTCCCCGCGTGGGCCGGCATGATCAACCCCCGCTACCGCACGCCGTCGAGCGCCGGAATTGTCCAGTCCGTACTGGCCGTAGCTTCTGTGGTTGTGTTCGCGGCACTCGAACTGGATCCATTCACCCAGTTTCTGATCTGGATGAATACCCCAGGAGTACTCGGCGTGCTCTTCCTGCAGGCCCTCACCAGCATCGGCGTGGTGGTCTTCTTTATCCGCCAAAAGGACAAGACGCTCAAATGGTACGTGATTCCATCGGCCATCATCGCCACGCTCGTCATGTTCGCAGTCTCATTCCTCTTGCTGAGCAACCTCGAACTGATGACCGGTGCAGCAGCCGGGGGCGCGCTTAACACGATCCTTATCATGGTCTTGCCGGCCATCTTTATCGTCGGCGTCGTCATAGCCCTCATCCTCCGCCGCGTCCGGCCCGACATTTACCAGCGCATCGGACAGGGCAAAGGAGAATGA
- a CDS encoding Lrp/AsnC family transcriptional regulator, with product MDAVDRVLITHLQKDGRMPYSDLAAAAGLSAGGARLRVKRLKERGILDVVGVTDPLKLGYRSMAMLGIRVQGDVEEVADALGRMEEVIYVVLAAGSIDILAEVIAPDNEGLFDVINRRIRFVSGIASVETYTYYRTHTHRFTWGVH from the coding sequence GTGGACGCTGTAGACCGTGTGCTGATCACTCACCTGCAGAAGGATGGCCGCATGCCGTACTCGGATCTGGCAGCCGCGGCAGGCCTGTCTGCCGGGGGTGCCCGCCTGCGGGTTAAGCGGCTCAAAGAGCGTGGAATTTTGGACGTGGTGGGCGTCACCGACCCTCTTAAGCTGGGGTACCGGAGCATGGCAATGCTCGGCATCCGCGTCCAGGGTGATGTCGAGGAAGTCGCTGACGCATTGGGGCGCATGGAGGAAGTTATCTACGTGGTCCTCGCTGCGGGCTCGATCGACATTCTCGCAGAAGTCATCGCTCCCGATAACGAAGGCCTCTTCGATGTCATCAACAGAAGGATCCGTTTCGTCTCCGGCATAGCCTCAGTCGAAACCTACACCTACTACCGGACCCACACCCACCGGTTCACTTGGGGCGTTCACTAG